ctttctttctttcttcgctTCCGACTTTGTTACCTTGACTTCTCTCTTTATCATGTAGCTGGGCCAAtttgatgagctcttccATATTTGCGAGTGACATGGAGTTTTCCGTGTCGGAGTCAGCCACCAGCAGCAATTTGGCCGTGTGGTCTGTTACGTGTGCAAACAGCTCACTTATATCCCCGCCGGGCAGGATCATTTCAGATATTTTGTacgttttcttcaagtgtTGTTGACAGTACGATATTTGTGAATACGCGGTTGCAAATTACGGTCCACAAATAGACCCGTACACCATCTTGCCAACAGACTAAGCGTCCATCATCGTTGACCCAAGTTATGACTGTTTGTATTATCTAAATATATCTGTATAATTCTGTGGCTACCACGATCTCAGAACTCTTGTCAGTTCTTCAATTGGAGGCCTGTACGTGAATATAGGCCGAATACCACGAAGGCAGTAGACCTTGTGTCTAGCCAAACCGAAGTGAACCCACGTAAATGACTCCGAACGCTTATTAAAAAGAATCCTCAGgccctcttcttctgtgtTAGCCGTACATAAAGAGCACTTCCATCAGCCTTCCGTTCTCACTCTTCACTCTCCCTTCACTCAAAGGATCAAGTATCACTCACCTTTTAAGGCACGACTAGGTCTTCCCATTTAGGGCTCCTCTGTCGCATAGCCGCCGGCCTCCACCTTCTCAGTGAAGGTCTCTTCGATGTGTGTACACAACTCGGACAAGTTGTCCATTCCCTGGTGCAACGCTTCCAAGGCTGTGATATTGCCGTACGTCTGGATTCTGATATTGAGCTTGTTCTCTGAAGGGTGTGGAATCGAGTAACCGCAGAATTCAACTTCTGGGTTCTTCATAATTATATACCTTAGGGCATTGCCTAGAGTATGGTCTTCGTCGATGATCTGGAAGGAAGACGCAGTGCCGTCGTCAGAGGAGCCGGGTAACAAGCGGATCTTGTCGGTGTCGTACTCTTGCTCGTCGACTTCGACTTCATTGTCCATGGGAATATCAGTAACTTCGGCCATTTTCCAGGGGGTTGATATGAGTGCAATGTTGAGGGCAGAGATGGACTTTTTTCAATGAGGCATGCACGTGATATCGATCATGTGATATAGTTGCAGTGAGAGGGACGGAGCCCATGCCTACATTGCTGGGAGTGATGAAACTGAAATTGTAGACAGTAGTTATCAAGTAGAAAGCGCAGTAGTGGGAAAATATCTCGCTACGCTGGAGATTGAAGTTTCGTTACTTGGTTACCTTCACTGGTGGCAGTATATGCAGTACGTCCATCCCAGGAAGTGGTAGCGGTAGCACAAACATCAAGACAGGACTGTTCTTAGAGTTATACCCTTCAGTCTTGACAGTTGACTGGTCGAATCTTTTTTAGCGATATCCAAAATTTATATATCCTGCACATAGTGCATATCCAACGGTTGTGCAGCTACAAATGTCCCCCATATCTTCCCTTCAACAACTGCAATTGCTATAAAAACTCATCAGCGCAAACAATTAGATCCTATCACCTTGATGTCAAGCTTTGAGCTTCTAGCTGCAAACGCTCTTGATAAGAAGTACATGTGGTACAAAAGCTCTGCCTGCATAGATGCAAATaaaatttctctttctcatctcttTCCGTGTATATAAGAGCCTTCAAATCCCCCCATTTCTCAAAAAACCAACtacttttcttcaatgtcttACAACGGTGGATACACTAACTACAACTCTGGTTATAACAACTACAACTCCAGAGACAACTACGGCTCCCGTGGCGGAGGCGGCGGTGGCCGTGGCTCCTGGGGTGGCCGTGGGGGAAGATTCCAAAGAAGACCAgatgaaagagaagaactcACAACGCCAGAGTGGGATTTGGACTCGTTGCCGAAGTTCGAGAAGAATTTCTACACTGAGCATCCTGCTGTTGCTGCCCGT
This DNA window, taken from Candidozyma auris chromosome 7, complete sequence, encodes the following:
- the RPC19 gene encoding DNA-directed RNA polymerase core subunit RPC19 — protein: MAEVTDIPMDNEVEVDEQEYDTDKIRLLPGSSDDGTASSFQIIDEDHTLGNALRYIIMKNPEVEFCGYSIPHPSENKLNIRIQTYGNITALEALHQGMDNLSELCTHIEETFTEKVEAGGYATEEP